The proteins below come from a single Gimesia alba genomic window:
- the gmk gene encoding guanylate kinase has protein sequence MPEPQANTQPEVPIIVLSGPTASGKTTIVNRLMQESPVKLVKAISATTRPRRKGEVDGEDYYFLTQEEFEERRKNNEFLECEQVHGLGYWYGTLKSEVDRAAKEGGWPFLEIDVQGTLKLKEQFPQAITLFVRTSSDEEYEKRIRSRGTESEEVIEKRLETIRKELEQAKHYSHVIINDELDRAVTEIGTILKQREQEINVGRI, from the coding sequence GTGCCCGAACCTCAAGCAAACACACAACCAGAAGTTCCGATCATTGTTCTGTCTGGACCAACGGCCAGTGGAAAAACGACAATCGTTAATCGGTTAATGCAGGAATCACCGGTTAAGCTCGTCAAAGCAATCTCAGCGACGACCCGGCCCCGACGCAAAGGGGAAGTAGACGGAGAAGATTATTACTTCCTGACGCAGGAAGAATTTGAAGAACGACGAAAAAATAACGAATTCCTGGAATGCGAGCAGGTTCATGGGTTGGGATACTGGTATGGTACGTTAAAATCGGAAGTGGATCGGGCTGCCAAAGAGGGAGGCTGGCCGTTTCTGGAAATTGATGTGCAGGGAACATTGAAACTCAAAGAACAGTTCCCCCAGGCCATTACACTCTTTGTCAGAACCTCCTCCGATGAGGAATATGAAAAACGCATTCGGAGTCGAGGCACAGAGTCAGAAGAAGTTATCGAAAAACGGCTGGAAACCATTCGGAAAGAATTGGAACAGGCCAAACATTATAGTCATGTCATTATCAATGACGAACTGGATCGGGCTGTCACTGAAATTGGCACCATCCTGAAACAACGGGAGCAAGAAATTAATGTTGGAAGAATTTAA
- the tpiA gene encoding triose-phosphate isomerase, which translates to MRRFLVAGNWKMNTTKESGAELAKALVAEVPEENQAVEVLVCPPFPYLTTIGDVVNGSGVGFGAQNCYHEAPGAFTGETATEMLTDIGCRSVILGHSERRHILNETDTDINLKVKKALDAGLQVILCVGELQSERESDQTEAVLNTQMTGGLEGVDAAAFGQIVIAYEPVWAIGTGLTASPEQAESAHQYLRNWLKEHYSAEIADSTRILYGGSVKPDNARELLSQNNVDGALVGGASLKAELFIPIIQAAAELSAG; encoded by the coding sequence ATGCGTCGCTTTCTTGTAGCTGGTAACTGGAAAATGAATACAACCAAAGAATCCGGTGCAGAATTGGCTAAGGCTCTCGTAGCTGAAGTTCCAGAAGAGAATCAGGCAGTCGAAGTCCTGGTCTGCCCCCCCTTTCCTTACCTGACTACCATCGGTGATGTTGTCAATGGCTCGGGTGTTGGCTTTGGTGCGCAAAATTGCTACCACGAAGCACCTGGCGCTTTTACCGGGGAAACAGCAACTGAAATGCTCACCGATATCGGTTGCCGGTCTGTCATTTTGGGACACAGCGAGCGACGCCACATTCTCAACGAAACCGACACTGACATCAATTTGAAGGTTAAAAAAGCCCTCGATGCAGGATTGCAAGTCATTCTTTGCGTCGGCGAGTTACAGAGCGAACGGGAATCTGACCAGACGGAAGCGGTCCTAAACACCCAGATGACAGGGGGCCTTGAAGGAGTTGACGCAGCAGCATTTGGACAGATCGTCATCGCCTACGAACCAGTCTGGGCCATCGGTACCGGCTTAACCGCATCTCCCGAGCAGGCCGAATCAGCCCATCAATATCTGCGAAACTGGCTCAAAGAGCACTATTCCGCTGAAATTGCTGATTCCACCCGGATTCTGTATGGCGGGAGTGTGAAACCGGATAACGCCAGGGAGCTCCTCTCCCAAAATAATGTCGATGGCGCCCTGGTGGGCGGAGCCAGCCTCAAGGCAGAACTGTTCATTCCCATTATTCAGGCTGCCGCTGAATTATCAGCCGGTTAA
- a CDS encoding YicC/YloC family endoribonuclease yields the protein MLLGMTGFGSSTAEDDRLSVQAEIRTVNNRYLKISTRYPDFYAKLGSQIEKLLRGSITRGTVNLTLKIDSLDRTSDYLLDEKVIQQYWSQLKHLTEVCHLPLPDNINSLLSLPGAAIDNYSRSHSPEADWPLIQQAIQGALTELTEFRKTEGESAQADLLASNQIICDQLEIVKQKAPLVVTSYRDRLHQRLSDLLQDQEVELDPDSLIREVSLFADRCDINEEITRLKCHLEQFDTIITGKTSQGKKLEFLVQEMFREINTIGSKANDVEISHAVIEMKLAVEKIRENVQNVE from the coding sequence GTGCTGCTAGGCATGACTGGTTTTGGAAGTTCGACTGCTGAAGATGACCGGCTTTCGGTCCAGGCTGAAATACGAACCGTCAACAACCGTTACCTGAAAATATCGACCCGATACCCCGATTTTTACGCAAAGCTTGGCAGCCAGATTGAAAAGTTACTGCGAGGTTCGATTACGCGCGGTACGGTTAACCTGACGCTGAAAATCGATAGCCTGGACCGCACAAGCGACTATCTGCTTGATGAAAAAGTCATCCAGCAATACTGGTCACAGCTCAAGCACCTGACCGAAGTCTGTCACCTCCCGCTGCCAGACAACATCAACAGCCTGCTTTCTTTACCGGGTGCGGCCATTGATAATTACTCGCGATCACATTCTCCAGAAGCCGACTGGCCTCTGATTCAACAGGCGATCCAGGGAGCCCTCACCGAGCTAACCGAGTTCCGCAAAACAGAAGGCGAGTCAGCCCAGGCAGATCTGCTGGCCAGCAACCAGATCATCTGCGATCAACTGGAGATCGTCAAACAGAAAGCCCCGCTTGTTGTCACCAGCTACCGCGATCGACTGCATCAGAGACTAAGCGACCTGCTGCAAGATCAGGAGGTCGAACTCGATCCGGATAGTCTGATTCGGGAAGTCAGTCTGTTTGCAGACCGTTGCGATATCAACGAAGAAATCACCCGACTCAAATGCCATCTGGAACAATTTGATACAATCATCACAGGCAAAACGTCACAAGGGAAAAAACTGGAATTCCTGGTGCAGGAAATGTTTCGCGAAATCAATACCATCGGCTCCAAAGCCAACGATGTTGAGATCTCACACGCGGTGATTGAAATGAAACTGGCTGTGGAAAAAATCAGAGAAAACGTCCAGAACGTTGAATAA
- the secG gene encoding preprotein translocase subunit SecG produces the protein MLFAAILDLATVLMTLLMIFGVLLIIIILLQKGRGGGLAGAFGGAGGQSALGTKAGDVFTKITVVMAVIWVILAGVSGIATRASSGKFPGAPGAVAEGASAVDSDKEEPLVEADETSKPEFKKPADLTETPAKPQTPATEEKTETPQSTETPAPTEKKQETPAKPEANKPETTKSETKPN, from the coding sequence ATGTTGTTTGCAGCCATTCTGGACCTCGCCACCGTTTTGATGACTCTATTAATGATCTTCGGCGTACTTCTGATCATCATCATCCTCCTGCAAAAAGGACGCGGTGGCGGATTGGCCGGTGCATTTGGTGGGGCCGGCGGACAGAGTGCCCTGGGTACCAAAGCAGGCGATGTCTTTACCAAAATCACAGTCGTTATGGCTGTGATCTGGGTCATCCTGGCAGGGGTTTCTGGAATCGCAACACGAGCCAGCTCTGGAAAATTCCCCGGCGCACCGGGTGCGGTTGCTGAAGGAGCCAGTGCGGTCGATTCCGATAAAGAAGAACCATTAGTCGAAGCTGATGAAACATCAAAGCCCGAATTTAAAAAACCGGCAGATTTAACGGAAACACCAGCGAAACCTCAGACACCAGCCACAGAAGAAAAGACCGAAACGCCCCAATCAACAGAGACACCGGCTCCAACTGAGAAAAAACAGGAAACGCCTGCTAAGCCTGAGGCGAACAAACCTGAAACGACCAAGTCAGAAACAAAACCAAATTAG